The Oryzias latipes chromosome 8, ASM223467v1 genomic interval AGCTCTAGAAAGCAGTTAGGAAGAAGGGCTGCTGCTGAAAGTGTGCAGCCTCAGATCCCGGCGGAGCAGCGCGGGCTGCCTCTGCTGCAGTCATGCATCCAAGAGCAAATATCGACCAGGTACGTGCCTCAGCATCAAAGCCTGCGAGAGGGAGCACAGCCCTGCAGCAGCAGTCCTGTATCCAGGAGAGGCTACATCAAGCTTTTGCATGCTataaagaaacacacaaaaaagaaacaaaacctcAAGAACCAGTTGAGCTCACATAGCCTTTTACTGTCTGCTACTTTTTTACATCCACCAGCTCCTTACGGGAGACCAGGTGGCTTGAGAGCGACCTCAGCTAACATTGCGTCACCGCATGCAAGCAAACCGAGTGCCTGTCGAGTTGCAGGCAACCTCACTTCTCAATCCTCTGGCTTTTGCttgaaactttaaataaaataaaaaaacaataaactatCCTGGCATCTCATTGCGCCACCGTACCTTAAAAGAATAGAGATGCAATATGGGAAAGGGGGGTGTTCAGTTAGTGACAAAAAACCACTGCCTCGCGGTTGAAAACTCATTTTTTCCTACACAGATGTGTTTCACAGATGCTTCTAGTGACATAAGCCACCCAGACCGTTGAGCATGACCTCCATCCCTGCTCCATCTGTGAATATGTTGTTGAATCCACAAATACCTGCAGTGTGTGAACTTATGTGCAAGTGTAAGCTGTTAGCAAAGCACTGTGTAAGCTCTGTTTTAAAGTAGCCAAAGTGATGTTACCAGCTGTAAAGTGATCACCTCATCAGTCCCTTGCCCTCCCACTGACTCCAATTAAAGCTACAAAgaagttttttctgttttgtccttATTTATTGACAGGAAttctcattaacccttgtgctatcttagatgacccaacccttaaattgacgtgttctccctaccatgacaaaggtggataaaggtggaaagatttcatgtaatctatggacaccagtgaggatcacaaatcatgtggaaaaaaaagttcagcacactgtgtagtgggtctagatgacccaactcccaattttaaagtgcctaggatagcacaagggttacggacccacttcaatcatcgtttgaacaattttatcCCTGTAAAGCCCAAAGAATTGGcagaaaatttcatttttttactaaGATGATTTTTGATTCGTTTaataaaatcttcaaaaaaaaaagcaattagcaATATTTTTTACAAGATAAAGATAGTATCAATTACTTCACATTGGGTGATTTGTTACGTTTTTTGCTCATAACAATGTaagtttaagatgcaaacatATTGACTTgcgtgttcaggaaaaaagccttttatttacccactgtcttaAATTTGATCCATACGTTTTTAACATTGTGTAACTGTGTTATGTAAAACAAAAGCGGGTAAATGGCcgatggtataagcgggttaaaggctgacgaagtgtgcattatcagaaattaacgcacgccatggaagcctgaaccatttGACGCATTGATTAATAAATAaggcatcagttcagagagaaagttcaggccttactgcttgtttttgtccagataatgaagcaaaagtttattttaaagaaaaccagtgcagtgatatagaaaatttaagctatgtgaccggaagtttttttttttaggtgtgcattataactgtgcattatcactttttaatgtacatccagcagccaatcagaatcaagaatttacctggaccatggtataaaaagaattaaatatcaataaatttttctttcttttttttttacagcaagtagtcatttaaaaatgaataccagtagatgagttattcttgccataaaattttgaaaattagctaaacttttCCCGCCAAGTGATTttaagatttcatggaagcagtcattttaaaataagcaGGAAAAGCACTTCTTTTCtcactgcccctagtggaattaTGTTGAACTACAGGGTAGAACATGGACCGAATTATAaacaatgggtttttaaggaaggtttggatcatgctaatgagttaggggtctcagaaatgcctTTTTCAAATATGAAATGAATGGTTATATAGgcttaaaaatgttcccagtggtcttttaattataattgtgctgtttttagccaaaatttagaAAACCTGTGTTGGTTTTCTatgacagagtttctgcagagcaggaggagttcattaaaaatttgcttCTAAGTTGTGGACGGATCATTGATGCAAAGGAACCCACCCTCCCTTTTCCTCCCCATTGTCTGTTTACATGCTATCCAGCTAGCTTATAGACCCTCACACCCCCTACCTAACAGTACCAGTCtaacaaaaatggtgactactactgaagctatccagctgtgtAGGTTTGAGCCAGATACTAGCTCAAAAGCGGAAAACATAGACGtaaatgaatctatttgtctacaagcagatgtatcagaatggagcagagcagggagtttgtggcccatcCTGCGTATTTTCTACAACCAGAATAAGCTTTTTTTACAACTgtgtttttcgtctgctcctgtttcaaaatcatttgaataaagaaatactcagaaatacaattttgagcctaattttctttctatatgtcctccatcatcagaaaatggcacaagaacatgttaaaaacaccaaaaacacctttgtcatcaaagtgggtctttacaaGATGAGTGGAAGTGGAAATTATATTCTACCGCCACAAGGGGCAGTTTAGCAACGACAGCCCTGGCTGAATAGAtacaatgagttattttttttccatttgaaatgGTATTAAATAATACACTACCGACTATTTCTGTCAGAATCATTCTAAATAAGGCATTACAGTTTAAATCAGTGCATTTACACACACAGCACCACCAAAGGCCACTCTGCTTTCTCGTGGATAAACTTCGATGCATATTACCTCTGCACCATTTCCACTTTGGCTTGCCTCCACAGCACTATAGATTACCCATCAGCCACCTGGACCAAAGCCCAGGCCAATTACAGCATTTCCACCGAGGGCTAGTTataaaatgaatgtgtgcatttttgtgGATGATGCAATTCAAGGTGTGCCTGGGTCAGCATCCCTGTCCCgtttcctctcctcttcctcctctgctctcatcttcttctgtctgcagggaagtgcacattatttttttagccTCCACAGGAATGAAGAGTCTGAAGCGGCAAACCGGCCTCTGCTACACAGAAATAAAAGCTTGATTCTGTGTGGTCGCCTGAAGGACAAGGAGGCCCTCTTCGTCTCCTCCAGATTGGTCTGATTATTTGTTCAAGGTCAGATGACATTAAATAGAGGTTCATTCAACTCGGGTTTCCTTTGTCGCATTTTTATATCAGGATTATTTCAAATGCATTGAATCTTTTTTAAGtcatcttttattcttttttcggAAAAACTGCCTAAATAGTTTCTgtttaaatgataaatgttctttttagttttataaCATATTAATAAACTTTGAATATATTCTcctttgtacattttttggcTATGTAAATCAGAAATGATTCATTGACACGaatgaaacattttagaaaacaaggaAATATGAATAATATTGTTATTAGGATTATTTTGGAGTATTCCTGGTGATGAGTtatatgatttagtttttaatgtttcataagACTTAAAAATGACAGTCACAATAACAGGTTATTAACAAAAATCAAATCCATCTGatacgtttcacaaagacacacacaggacgtcacacaccaagcatatttattaatatttccaagctttctttgttttgctctgcagcatcttcatatttttataattttgacagaatatatttttatggagagccAAATATTATActacatttaaggtttaacttgatttattctTGATATTGATAatgccggtttagctcgtgctggtttgcagcgccttccgtccgtgaaaccagggttcgaatccgggctgctccctattcccttctctacctctgtgccggtcccaagcccggttgctttgagagggttgcgtcaggaagggcatccggtgtaaaacattgccaagtttaccatgcgacttgttcgctgtggtgacccctgatgggaaaagccgaaagagaaagaagattcttGATATTGATAATCatctttttattcatatttatgttcgaaaagttaagttttaaaggtttaattggtttaaaagtttagctttagtgtgtacaataaatgtttatcttgttcggcccGCAACCTAAAGCGTGTTTTGGATAAAGGCCCCCTGTGCGACTGAGTCTGAcacccctgtaatacgagtctagaaaattcatgcatttttgtgtgtaaaataggTAAATAAAAATGGGAACACAAAAGGATGTCGTCGAAGTGTGTGAATGGGGGGTGGGTTcactcgcccggggagtaagttagtgtagaaccgccactggctGCTCGTATgcccaacatgaatttccaaaTAATACAGAAATATACCTGCAAATAACATCAACCAAAGAACATGTGTGACGCCAGGAAAAGAAGCAAATCCTGGAACCATTTCCCTTTTGAGGATCTAACCGGCTCCAAATCCAACCTGCACCTGAGAACTGAGAGAATCTGAAAACCAGAGCAGATCATCACTGACTGAAAAACAGATCAGCTGCTCAAAGCTCAGACACTTAGTTATTTTAAATGACAGTTTATACTGTCCTtgattaaaatctttttattttattttatatgttttgttgTGTCACATTTTAAATGGTAATATtgtaaatggcgtgtacttatAAAGCGTTTTTCCACCttcttcaaaggcccaaagcgcttcacagtcagacccattcacccatacacacacattcacacactggtggcggctccattttaatgtatattttgtgttgtggttgcaatgttttgtgttgtttcactATAAATttgtttagaaataaaaaaaatattttaaaaatttatcCAGTTGCTAGGAggattgtagtttttttgtactttatatatatatatatatatatttttttttacattttatcagcagtgaacaaataaatgcatatatataaaaattttaaaaagcacatattacgtaaaacacgtttttttagAATTATCAAATCATTTTGTGCATAATTTCCTATtactaataaaataattaaagcaacaaaacaatctGCAGAGCTGATTGGGAGCTGAAAGATTGGGCTCTTTTTAGGGAGCCGAGCCAGAAGAAATGGTTCTCCATAAGAAGAGTTGGAATTTCCATCATCACTACACAGCGGTGAAGAAGAGTCTTTGCTGCATCGTCGCTGTGATCTCATTCCTTTGTACACAAAGGGAGAATATTTAGGTTAATTTGGtagaacattttatttactgAAATTAGAAATCAGACATTGATTtataaatattacatttctccaaataaatatgtttatcCACGCATTCAGCACAAATAGGCCAAAATGTTAATTTAGCAGAAGGATTTCACAGTTCTATTTCTTTTATGAATTTGGTATTTTAgagatcattttatttttttaactgatattgcaaacaaacagtatttgctttaaaatattttatacatGAAATGTCATTGTGTGACAACTACATTATGATTTTCTATAAAAGAAACAGATTTGGGAAATCATAAGTTTTATTGCTACATGACTTAACATGTGATGACTCTTTCATGACATGCTGGTCTTTTTTGTTCCGTTCTGAGGCAGTTTTGTATTCTGGTCTATAGCTTCAGTCTGTCAAATGCTTCACAACCTTGAACCATTTCAGTACAGTTTGATTCATTGTGGTTCAGGAAGCTTTGATTTCTCCATCACTATATATCTCCACTGTGGCCCCCCCACATTAATAGTTCTGTGAAGTCATAATAAGAAGAACGTTTGAgtgttgtaaaataaaactgCTAAAATATATAAACTATGATGTAAAATATATTCTGTTTGGTGAAGATTTTTGCTACTTAGGTGTCCACAGTAGTGATTATGAGTGCAATGAAAGGATTACACCATATTTATGACTGAGGATACTGTCACTACTCACTATATAATGCATTCgtcattttgtagtgctgtccgaatctacaattccaaaaaggAGTGCCCTGGAaacatcgatgctcactagattgtggtttatatttgccaatgcattgcgtcggaacattatttgccaaaaaaaaaatatacttacTAAACCATcgttatcttcagaagacagtggactcaaaTAATTGTTGCAAAACACTCATATCAATGACATTTTAACTTTGTTAAATTAAGGACGTCATTCACCgtttaaatagaaaataaataaatagtgagCATAGTGTCTgacttgcttttaaaattcagggcactagatGGTGAAGGACTATAaagtttttagtagttagggtgtAGGGTGAGATTTCAGACACAGCCTATAATTAAACACTGGATTTCGGAGCTCATTCAATTCCTTCATTTTCATGGTAttcacacattaaaaataaaccaaaaacactGTTTAGTTTGAGGTTTTTATTATGAGACAACAGAATTGTAACATTGAAAGGGTTAAAATGACTTTCTACAGTCAGGTTAATAAGGTCCTCACACAGGAAGTTCCATTAATATTGGAGGTTAGAAACATTAATTTCTTAATACATGTTAAAGGTTTTTTATAATACTAGGATTTAAATACATACTTTGTTTATTGAAGGCGTAATGCGGACAAAACGTACTAAACTGACATGCTGATAAAACACAAAGTTGCTGTTTCTAGTTTCAGCCACTAGATGTCAGCCCTGAGCTCTCTTTTGAGCTTGGTCTGTCTCACTTCTTCCATCAGCTCTTTGAGGTACTCGATCTCCCGGGTCAGAGACTCTGCCTTCTCCGTCAGCTCCACGTTCTTCCTCTCCAGCACTGCATGCTCTGCCAGCAGTGAATCTTGCTCCACCCTCTTCTTCTGCCTGTAGCGCGTAGCAGCAGTCTTATTCTGCTCCATCTTCTTCAGCTTCTTGTCCTTCGGGGACTTCAGCGTTGTCCTCTCAGTTCCACCTGCGGCCCGGGAAGACCTGCCTTCATCAACCACCATGCTGGGAGAAGCGGGTGGGCTCGGTTTGGGGTAGGGCCTGCTTCTGTGGGACCTCTCTGTTGGGGAGGTTGGTGGGGAGCACTGAATGACCTCTGGTGTGGTGGTGACGGACACTTCGCTTTTGGGGGCCAATACGAGGATGATGCGAGCTGGGGAGAGGGAGAGCACAATCTTGGGGACCTGGGGAACCACAGACGCTACGATGggcttcacctcactctcagggACATCCACCTCACTTCCCAGGTCCAGAGTGAAGTCTGGAGCGGAGGGAGAGGCAACTGCTGGGAGAGAGGGGATCGGGGAGGCGGGCTCAGATTTGATCTCCAGCTCTTCTTGTGGATCCGGGACGCAAAACGGAGAGGAAAGAATCTCCTGACTGTCGATGTGAGATTCCGAATCATCCGCAGCACCATCAGCGGGAAGGTTAGGAGGGAGTTCAGGAGGTGGGGGTAAGGGCTCGGGGGCTGAGAGAGCTGAAAGGTGGAATGAGTCGAGCTCCATGGGAACATCCAAGGATgcaaggagatcttctggagaGCTTGGGGACTCTTCCGCAGGACTGCAGGAGCCAATCAGAGAGTCCAGGTCAAACTCGCTCAGGTCCACTCTCTCAGCCATCCAGTGCAGATCACCGAGCACGTCCTCTgaggaaacaaaaccaaacgGTTTAACTCATCACATCAACAAACCCAATTCAGTTCCAACTTAAGTCCTGCTTTCTACCTTTtctgtcatctgagaacttttGGCCGCTTCTCAGCTGATCTAGGGGATCCAACCAAGGGAGGGACAGCAGGTCCGACTCATTCCCACCCTTGTCCCTTTGAAGGAGAGATGAAGGTGAAGGAGGGGGAGAGTAGAATCGAGGGGGGGAGTAGGGAGAAGATGGCGAGGAGGAGGCAAGGGGTGACACGGGTAAAGCGTCCCCCTCCAGCGaagctcctccttctccttcttgGTGTCCGATTTTGTCGGTGGGTGCG includes:
- the atf4-2 gene encoding cyclic AMP-dependent transcription factor ATF-4-like (The RefSeq protein has 4 substitutions compared to this genomic sequence), which encodes MTMMMTSSQCGLEDMEALLCGSSSPMAEGMDSIFAPTDKIGHQEGEGGASLEGDALPVSPLASSSPSSPYSPPRFYSPPPSPSSLLQRDKGGNESDLLSLPWLDPLDQLRSGQKFSDDRKEDVLGDLHWMAERVDLSEFDLDSLIGSCSPAEESPSSPEDLLASLDVPMELDSFHLSALSAPDPLPPPPELPPNLPADGAADESESHIDSQEILSSPFCVPDPQEELEIKSEPASPIPSPPAVASPSAPDFTLDLGSEVDVPESEVKPIVASVVPQVPKIVLSLSPARIILVLAPKSEVSVTTTPEVIQCSPPTSPTERSHRSRPYPKPSPPASPSMVVDEGRSSRAAGGTERTTLKSPKDKKLKKMEQNKTAATRYRQKKRVEQDSLLAEHAVLERKNVELTEKAESLTREIEYLKELMEEVRQTKLKRELRADI